The Candidatus Leptovillus gracilis genome segment TGTCCTGAGTGAAACCGAAGGAACACGAAGGATTTACAGGCTAAATCTCCGTGCCCTCCGTGCCTCCGTGGTGAATAGTTACCACTTGCGATTGGTTGACCTGTTCATCTATGCGACGAAACTGCCAGGTCCAACGGGTATTGTAAAGGAACTGGCGCAGGTCGAAGCGGTTGTCGTCCGGTGAGTAAGATTCGGCGTGGTAGGCGGGCGTCAGCACGGTGGTTTTGTGCCGGTTGATGGCGTAAGCGCGGAAGAAATGTTTCACCTTGGCGGCCACTTCTTCCGGTGGCAGATGGTCCCACTCGACGACTAATTTTTCATACATAGCCAGCGGGCCGCAGCGCTGCACCTTGCGCAGGCGACCAAAGTGGCTCAATTCTTCATAGGTCATGCCCATGTCGGCTTCGTCTAGTTGGGCGTAGGCGGCGGTGATGGGTTCCAGTTCGGCTGTCGGCGGGGCAGCGGCCACAGCGTAGAGGGCGGTGTAGCCGCGCGTTGCGGCGGCCCAGCGCAAAAAGCGGCGCAAATCAACCTTGCTGATGCCGCCGATGGGGTTGATGTCGGCGCTGCTGCAATCGTATTTGGTCAGGTAGCCGCGCAAAGCCTCGTCCACGTTGCCTGTGCCTAAAACGAGGAGGGAACCGGCACGGCCGTTCACCCACAACAGCAGCTGCGCCAACAAATAAGACAACACCATGCGCAGCCGCGCCTGGATATTTTGCAGCGCCAGGTTTTCCCTGTCCGAACCGCCATGGGCTTTAAAGCGCGGCGTCTGGCCGGTGACGCTGATGAACAGCTTTTGCACGGCCGTAATCACCGGATCAATTTTAATATCCAAATGTGACGCGCCAATTTGCGCCGCCAGTTGTTTGGCTCGCTGGCGCGTGGCTTTGGAACTGTTCTGCGTGCCCATGTAGCCGGTGTAGAGGATGCGCCCGGCCAATGCGGCCGGGTCGGTGGGCAGATAAGTGTCGTCGGTCCCGGCAATGCGGCGGGCATCGGCGATAACTTGGGCGTTGCCGGCCTCGGCCTCAGCGGCGACCATCTGGCACATGATGCCCACCTGCGCCGCCACCGCTGCACTGTCCGCGCCGCCGGATAGGGGGATAAAAAAGCCATTCATGCCCGAACGGCGCAAATAGTCCCACAACCAGCAAGCCGGCCCAAAGCCAATCTCTTCCTCTGGCGTGTGGTAGCGCACCGCGATGGCGGCTGACGGCCGTCGGCTGACGACCACCGCCCCATCGGTCAGATCAAAATCCACGACGATGCGCGGTACGGGGGCCGCTGCGCTGGCCTGCACCTGGCGGCTGCCAATGGCGCCCCGGTAAGAACGCACTTCCTCCAAATCCACCGTAGCTGTAATCACTTCCACGTCACGCGGCGAAAATTGGGAACCTTGGGCGACAATACGGCCGTTTACGGCAATCAGGGCGCAGCCATCAAAATACAGCCGCCCGCCGTCGCAGCCTTGTTGGTTGGCGTAAAGGTAGACGCCACCGCCTTTGCTCGTCGCGTTCTGGATCAGGTCTATGCGGCGGTGGAGTTTACGCAGTTCGTGGTGGCTGCCGGAGCCATTGGCGAGAATTTCCACCCCGTCCAATCCCAGGTAGACGTTGGGGCTGTCTACGGCGAACAGTTCCTCGCAGCTTTCAGACGCCAGCACGGTGTCGCGGGTGGCGATGGCCGCATCGCCAAAGGGCACGCTGTCTTGGCCGGTGATGGCGCGGATGGCGCGCGGCAGGGCGTACTCTTCGAGAGTGCGGCGGTGCGGCCAGGGTGCGAACCAGCGCGGCTCGCGGTAGTTGCCATCGTCAGCCAGGATAAGTTTAGGGCGGATGAGGAGGATACGGCCGTTCAAGGCCAACACCCGACAGTTGTAACGCACATTCTGGTGCATCACCGGCAGTCCGATGTCGCATAAGATGTCGTTGGTCAGGTCGCCGGACAGCAGTTCGCCCAGGCATTCCCAGGAGTGGCGCAGGGTGTCGCCCTCGAGGAAGGCGTCTTCGCAGCCGTAGCCGGGAATTTCCAGCTCTGGCCCCAACCGATATCTGGCGCCGGCGGCTTTGGCCTGCCGGATAGATTCGCCGATGCGCTGCAAGTTGCCGTCGAAGTCTAAAGCCCATTGGTTCAAATTACAGGTTGCCAGGGTGGTTAATTGCATAATCGTATCCTTTTAGAAATTGTGTCGTGGTGCATAGCGTAGCGGAAACACGGCCGTTTCTCAACCCTTCCCCACCACGACGGTGCGAACCAAATATGGAATTGATGGGCCAACGTTGGCTGGCAATAGCCAGCAGGGGCAGGCTGTGTTAATATCGGCGCAAATCTGACAACCTATTGGATACCCTTGATGGCGAAAGAACAACCAAAGAAACCGCGCCGCGTCAGCGACGATGAAGTACGCGAAACCCTATTACAAATGTGCCGCGCCGCCGGCCTGGACGACTCCGTGCGCCCAGAGGACGTGGCCCGCGCCATTTTGCCCGACTTCTGGCAAACTCTGCTCAAGCGCATTCGCCTGATGGCGAAGCAGCTTACCGTCGCCGGTAAGCTGACCATTCTGCGCAAAGGCGAACCGGCCGACCCGGCTGATTTTAAGGGACTCATCCGCCTGCAAATTACCGAATTGGGCTTGCAGACCGATGAATCGGATGAAGAGGAATAGAAGCCGAACCGACACAAATTTTTCTTAAGGAGTTTAACATGGAATACCGCCGCTTAGGCAAATCAGGCTTACAGGTCAGCGCCCTCTCGTTTGGCGCGTGGGTTACTTTTGGCAATCAGGTGGATATTGATGCCGCCCTGGAAATCATGGCGGCCGCTTATGACGCCGGCGTCAACTTCTTCGACAACGCGGAAGTATATGCCCAGGGGCAGGCGGAAACAGTGATGGGCGCCGCGCTGCAAAAAGCGGGTTGGCGTCGTGACAGCTACATCGTCTCCAGCAAGGTGATGTTTGGCAGCGTGCCCAATGCCCAACCCAACCAGCGTGGGCTAAACCGTAAGCACATCTACGAGGCGTGTCATCAGGCGATGGCGCGGCTGCAAGTGGAGTACCTGGACCTCTACTTCTGCCATCGCCCCGACCCCACCGTACCGATGGAAGAAGTGGTGCGGGCCATGACCGAACTCATTCAGCAAGGCAAGGTCTTTTACTGGGGCACGTCGGAATGGTCGGCGCAGCAGTTGATGGAAGCCTACAGTGTGGCGCGCCAGTACAACCTCATTCCGCCGACGATGGAGCAGCCGCAGTATAACATGTTTCATCGCCACACCGTTGAGGTGGAGTACGCCCGCCTCTACGAAGCTATTGGCCTGGGCACCACCATCTGGTCGCCGCTGGCCTCCGGCATTCTGACGGGCAAGTACAACGAGGCTATCCCAGACGATTCACGCATGAAACTGCCCGGTTACGAGTGGCTGCGGCGTATGTTGGAGAGCGAAGATGGGCAAAAACGGCTGGCGACAACGCGGGAATTAACGGCCGTCGCCGACGACCTCGGCATCAGCATGGCCCAACTCGCCATCGCCTGGTGTGTGAAGAACCCCAACGTCAGCACCGTCATCACCGGGGCCTCCCGCGCCGCCCAGGTAACGGAAAACATGAAGGCGATGGACGCCGCCGCCCAATTGGACGCGGATGTGCTGGCGAAGATCGAGTCTATTTTGAACAACAAGCCGAAAGGCATGGATTTTCAACTAGCCAATAGTCAATAGCCAATAGTCAATTGTCAATATGATGGCGTGGAAGTTGCCCCATACTGGCTTGCTGCCGGATAGTATGCCAACGGCCGTTCTCACCTGTGGCGATCCTGAGCGCGCGGCCCAGATCGCCGGTTATTTTGAAGACGCGGTGTGCCTGGCCCGGCAGCGCGAATACCACACCTACCGAGGGATGTATCGGGGTACGCCGGTGGCTGTTTGTTCGCATGGCATTGGCGCGCCCGGCGCGGCCATCGCTTTTGAAGAGTTGATTGC includes the following:
- the nadE gene encoding NAD(+) synthase: MQLTTLATCNLNQWALDFDGNLQRIGESIRQAKAAGARYRLGPELEIPGYGCEDAFLEGDTLRHSWECLGELLSGDLTNDILCDIGLPVMHQNVRYNCRVLALNGRILLIRPKLILADDGNYREPRWFAPWPHRRTLEEYALPRAIRAITGQDSVPFGDAAIATRDTVLASESCEELFAVDSPNVYLGLDGVEILANGSGSHHELRKLHRRIDLIQNATSKGGGVYLYANQQGCDGGRLYFDGCALIAVNGRIVAQGSQFSPRDVEVITATVDLEEVRSYRGAIGSRQVQASAAAPVPRIVVDFDLTDGAVVVSRRPSAAIAVRYHTPEEEIGFGPACWLWDYLRRSGMNGFFIPLSGGADSAAVAAQVGIMCQMVAAEAEAGNAQVIADARRIAGTDDTYLPTDPAALAGRILYTGYMGTQNSSKATRQRAKQLAAQIGASHLDIKIDPVITAVQKLFISVTGQTPRFKAHGGSDRENLALQNIQARLRMVLSYLLAQLLLWVNGRAGSLLVLGTGNVDEALRGYLTKYDCSSADINPIGGISKVDLRRFLRWAAATRGYTALYAVAAAPPTAELEPITAAYAQLDEADMGMTYEELSHFGRLRKVQRCGPLAMYEKLVVEWDHLPPEEVAAKVKHFFRAYAINRHKTTVLTPAYHAESYSPDDNRFDLRQFLYNTRWTWQFRRIDEQVNQSQVVTIHHGGTEGTEI
- a CDS encoding DUF3253 domain-containing protein produces the protein MAKEQPKKPRRVSDDEVRETLLQMCRAAGLDDSVRPEDVARAILPDFWQTLLKRIRLMAKQLTVAGKLTILRKGEPADPADFKGLIRLQITELGLQTDESDEEE
- a CDS encoding aldo/keto reductase, yielding MEYRRLGKSGLQVSALSFGAWVTFGNQVDIDAALEIMAAAYDAGVNFFDNAEVYAQGQAETVMGAALQKAGWRRDSYIVSSKVMFGSVPNAQPNQRGLNRKHIYEACHQAMARLQVEYLDLYFCHRPDPTVPMEEVVRAMTELIQQGKVFYWGTSEWSAQQLMEAYSVARQYNLIPPTMEQPQYNMFHRHTVEVEYARLYEAIGLGTTIWSPLASGILTGKYNEAIPDDSRMKLPGYEWLRRMLESEDGQKRLATTRELTAVADDLGISMAQLAIAWCVKNPNVSTVITGASRAAQVTENMKAMDAAAQLDADVLAKIESILNNKPKGMDFQLANSQ